ACGTTAATTCATAACTGTGCGTGTATATCTCAAATACAACCCCAAACGGATCTTCTACATAACACATTTTAAAGGGTTTATCTTCGGGGTAATACTCCCGAATAGGCATCCGTTGCTTTCCGCCGTAAAAAACTATCTTCTCTATTAATTCTTCAATATTAGGATCCTGAACACAGAAGTGAAAAAGACCTGTATTAAACGGGTTAAATTCTGGAGCTTCTTTTACGCCGTTAGGAAATGAGAACAATTCAATACCTACCCCGTCTGAAGTTGCTAAATGAGCGATTTCAAAGGTTTCCCAATCATCACCAAATACATCTATACACATCTGGCCAATCGCGGTTTCCTTTTCTTTCTTCACTTCAGAAGGTTCCATAATCACATACCATCCCATCACTTCTGAGTAAAATTTTACGGCTTTATGAATATCAGGAACGGTAATACCTACGTGTGAAAAAGCTTTCGGATAATTTTTAGTAGTCGTCATAACCTTAATTTAGACTACAAAATTAGCCTATATTTGCCTAGAAGGCAATAACTTACCTAAAAGTAGCATAGTTACCAAAATGAGTGAATTGCTGAAAAACAATTGATTAAGATTCTAAATGAGTACAGATAATTATTGTCCGCTTCATTACACAATGAATTTGATAGGTAGTAAGTGGAAACCGCTAGTGTTGTTTCATTTGCTTAAAGGCCCATTACGTTCAGGAATTTTACAAAAGAAAGTACCCGAAATATCTAATAAAATGTTTACCCAAACGGTACGCGAATTAGAAAAAGACGGGTTGATTACTCGTGAAGTGTTTCCTGTAGTTCCGCCAAAGGTAGAATATGCGTTGAGTGCTCGAGGTAAATCGTTAGAAACTATTTTAAAGGCTTTAGATCAATGGGGATTAGATGCCACAAAAGCGTAGGATATGTTTTAAGAAACTGAAAAATGCTTCATTAGCTACTTCTGCGTTTTACAATTTTTAAGATACGACCGTAGCTTATTTCCGCTAAATTCCATTCGTACCCCTCAAAGTTAGTCGTATTGTTAAACTGAATAATTACGGTGTCTATTTCCTCGTGATATTTAGCAATACTTTGATAACCTGGAAGTAACCCGGTGTGCTCATATTTATAAATAGTCGAGTATATTTCCTGCTCCCCTTCATTAAATACAGAACCATCATTTAAGGCTTTTATAAACGTACCTACATCTACTGCAGTTGCGATCATTAAACCTGTTTCTTCAGTTTTTAAATCTTCTTCAATGCCAACATAATACCCACTCATAAGGTTGGCAATGTCAATATCTTTCAATAATCACTTTACACCATTCCGTAAACCGCATAAAAAAAGCGACAATTCTCTATGAATTGTCGCTTTAGTTTCTTGGTATTCGATAACAGATTTAATTCGCGTAGGCGTGTTTATAGGGTTCGCCTTTTAAAATCTTCAGCATATCTGCTTCGAGACTTTCTATAGGGTATTCTACAATACGCCCCAGTTCTTTACCGTCTTTACTAAAGATTAGCGTAGGTACACGTATGATATCTTTACCGGCTTCCAAACCTTGTGGAGTAGTCTTTGAACGGTCTACAGTGATGAGTTCGATATCTTTTGTTTTACCGGCAGCATCGAGAATTTTGTAAAAACGAGGCGTCTCACGCTTGCTGTCCCCACACCAGGTTCCCATAAAAACAGTGATTTCAACATCTTTTAGAAGCGGTTTTAGCTCTTCAAGCAAACCGCTGTCTACAGTATAGTCGCCATATTCGGGGTTAAACCAACTTCCAAATGTTCCTGCCTGCAACTGGGTACGTTGTGTTTTGCCAGTTAGCATTTCGGGTTGTTGAGGTGCTTCAGGTACTTCCGGCACTTGTGGTGCTTCTGCAGCTACGGGTGTTTCCGCTTGCGCAACCACACTGCTTTTAGATTTACAACTTACTACAGCTGCGCACACAAGTGCGAGGCTTAAATATTTTAATGTTCTCATAGTTTGTATCATTAACTAACCAGACTTTCCTGATCCATAACTTCTGGCTTTTGTATGCCCATCATATCTAAAATGGTAGGAGCGACGTTGCCTAGAATTCCGTTTTTAACTTCTTTAATGTCATTGTCTACCACGATAATAGGCACCGGGTTTGTGGTGTGTGCGGTGTTTGGCGATCCGTCTTCGTTTGCCATGGTCTCACAGTTACCGTGATCTGCAATCACAATACTGCTGTAGCCGTGCTTCATGCCGGTTTCAACTACAGCTTTAGCACAAGCGTCAACGGTTTCTACCGCTTTGATTGCGGCCTCTAAAATACCGGTGTGACCCACCATATCTGGGTTTGCAAAATTTAAACACACAAAATCCACCTCCTCTTTTTTAAGTTCGGCAACAATTTTGTCACGTACTTCATAAGCACTCATTTCGGGCTGTAAATCGTAAGTCGCAACATCTGGAGATTTTGCGATTAAACGGGTTTCGCCTTCAAAAGGTTGTTCTCTTCCGCCGGAAAAGAAAAAAGTTACGTGTGGGTATTTTTCGGTTTCTGCAATACGTATTTGCTTTTTGCCCGCTTTAGCAACGACTTCTCCGAGGGTATTTTCGAGATTGTCTTTGTCAAAAATTACGTGAATGTTTTTAAACGTCTGGTCGTAATTTGTCATCGTTACATAATACAGATCGAGCTTATGGGTATTTTGCTCGTGAAAATCTTCCTGCGAAAGCATACGGGTTAACTCGCGACCTCTATCGGTACGGTAATTAAAGAAAATGACAACATCACCATCTTTAATTTGGGTTACAGGATTGCCGTTTTCGGTTACTACAATAGGTTCTAAAAATTCATCTGTAGTCCCATCTTTGTAGCTTTCTTTAATCGCTGCTACAGGATCATTGGTTTTTGCACCAATGCTGTGTACGGTCACATCATAGGCTTTTTTAACGCGCTCCCAGCGGGTATCACGGTCCATGGCAAAATACCTACCGGTAATGGTGGCCAGTTTAGCACCGTTCTCGTTAGCATAGGTGTTGAGTTCTTCTATAAAACCGGCGCCACTCTGTGGGTCTACATCGCGACCGTCTGTAAACGCGTGAATGTACACTTCATTAATGCCTACTTCGTGAGCAGCCTTAATTAAGCCTTTTGCGTGGTCTATATGTGCGTGCACGCCACCGTCTGAAACCAGACCGAGTAAATGCACGGGTTTGTTGTGTTCTTTAGCATACGCAAACGCATCTTTAAGTTCGGGTTGCTCGCGTAATTTATTTTCTCTGAGTGATTTATTAATCTTAGCAAAATCCTGATACACAATGCGACCGGCACCCAGATTCATATGGCCTACTTCACTATTTCCCATCTGGCCGTCTGGTAAACCTACATTGCCACCGTGAGTAAGCAGCTGCGCGTGTGGGTATTTTTTGTATAACGAATCTATAAAGGGTGTGTTTGCAAGATCTACTGCAGAAACATTTTTATTAGGTGCAAATCCCCAACCATCGAGGATCATTAATATAACTTTCTTGTTCATGATTATTGAGTTGTTCTACAAAGATAAGGACTAAACCAACTAATGGCTAAAACTTTAAACAGCAATCACGATAGCGATTGAGTAGCTCATTTTAATGCGGCTCTTTTTTTTCATTGCCCAAAAAAGCACCAAAAAGTCTAGGCTTGAGAAAAGATCTCTAAAGTTTAAAAGACCTTTTCTATATGTCGGTTTTGCTACTAATGAAACTCTTAGTCTTCTAGGGTGTTCTGTTCATTTTCTTTGCTTCTCCAAAGAAAACGAACCAAAAGAAAAGAGCCTCTCGCTTAGGAATTTTTTGCCTCTCGGGCAAAAACCGCTTTTTCAGCTCCGCGTCGCTATGGCTCCTGTCTTTCGGAGCTGCCTGCAGCTATTCTGAACCGAGAGATTGATAATTAAATACCTTAAGAAGCAAGGTTTCGTAGAATATTTTAAGCTGTTCTTCTTTGCATCATCCAAGAAGAACTTTACTTAATTAGAACGATACTTCTCAATAGCTGCCTGTATTTTTTCAATGCGATTTTCAGGATCGGGGTGTGAGCTTTGAAACTCAGGAATACGTTGCCCGCCGCTGGCTTCTTTTAAAATTTTCATCACTTCAATTAAAGCTTCAGGGTTGTAGCCTGCTTCAATCATAAACTTAACGCCCAGTTCATCGCTCTCAAGTTCGTCACCACGCCCATTTTTAAGCAGTAATGTTTGTCCTATTTGGGAGGCAAGCATCCCGGCATCTGCACCCACTTGAGCCCCGGTAGCAACGGTGTTTGCGAGTTCGCTTTGTGCAATACGCTCTGCAGAATGACGGCCTACCACGTGACCTATCTCGTGGCCTAAAACACCTGCGAGTTGATCTTCGGTATCTAACCGCTCCATTAGGGCGTAGGTTATAAATACCTGACCGCCGGGTAAAGCAAACGCATTTACCGTGTTGGGATCGCGCAACAGATGAAATTCATACTGATACGGCGTTTCCCGTGCAATAGTATTATCTACGAGCTTTTTTCCCACCATATCTACAAAATCCTGCAGTTGCTGGTCTGGGTGTAAACCGCCGTGCTGTTCTGCCATTATAGGCGCATTTTGTAAACCTATGGCAATCTCCTCATCTGTAGAAAGATTAATCGCCTGTGTACGCCCTGTGTACGGGTTTTCTTCCTGGCTGCCACAGTATCTAATTAAACCAAAGGCGACGATACCTACGCCTAAAAGTATTTTGAGAGATCTTCCTCCTAGTTTCATAATATGCTGGTTGTTGATGGGTTAGGTTAAATTTAGCTCAAAAGTTTTGGGTTGATGTCTAAAATATTTTCGGTTCGGTATTTTTCTATAAATGCCGAATTAAAAGCTTCGCTGCCCAGTAATTTTTCCTGCTGAAGTACTTGAGCGATATCGAGTTCTTTATAAGCTTCGAGATATCCTTTTGAAAGCGGTGCGTAGCTAAAATGCCATGGCTCGTAGTTAAATCCTTTACGGCCATAATCATTAGTATAAACTTCATAAAAATCGAAAGATGCTGCGTGCTCATCTAGCCAGGCTTTCAGTTTACAAAAGGGACCGGTACCGTGAAATTTATCAGGGTCCAGAACATTGTTAGTTATTCCTGTACCCGCTTGAATAATATCAAGATCTGTTGCCCAGTGGTGGCGCGATGTTCCCGGGATGGTGCTGTACTCAATTATCTTTTCTATGGAAGCTTCTTTTGAAAGTCCGTTGCCGGTATAACTCTTGTACTTACGTTCCCAGATGCGGTTTTGATGTGCATAATCGCGGTAACTTGAAACAACCTGTATCCCAATTCCGTCTTTTTTAGCCGCTGCAGTAAGCTTATCAAAAGCAGCTGAAGCTTCAGGACGCAGGCGGTATCCATTTTTTTCAATAAGTTTCGGGTTTCCTTTACCTATGAGTTCGGGTTCAGGAAGTAATATACCTGCTTCTATAAACTGCGGAAATAAGCCTATTGCTGCTGCACTGAGTACTGTGGTTTGTATAAAATTGCGTCGTTTCATTACAGCGTTTTATAAAGTAGGTAGTGCGTGCCTACAGGTTCAATTTCAAAAGAATCTCCATCTACGATAAAATCATTCCGCAGGTAAAAATTTAAAGCTTTTATACGCGCATTACACCATAGCACATCTATACCTAATGTCCTTAATTTTTGCTCACCTGCCTTAATAAGTAGCGCTCCCAGATTTTTACCCTGACAGGTAGCTAATACCCCCATACCGCGCAGTTGATATTGGCTTCCTGTAAATTGAGGTTTAGCGGCATTCATAAAACTAGCAACA
The sequence above is a segment of the Leeuwenhoekiella sp. MAR_2009_132 genome. Coding sequences within it:
- a CDS encoding VOC family protein, which translates into the protein MTTTKNYPKAFSHVGITVPDIHKAVKFYSEVMGWYVIMEPSEVKKEKETAIGQMCIDVFGDDWETFEIAHLATSDGVGIELFSFPNGVKEAPEFNPFNTGLFHFCVQDPNIEELIEKIVFYGGKQRMPIREYYPEDKPFKMCYVEDPFGVVFEIYTHSYELTYSSGAYSK
- a CDS encoding winged helix-turn-helix transcriptional regulator, yielding MSTDNYCPLHYTMNLIGSKWKPLVLFHLLKGPLRSGILQKKVPEISNKMFTQTVRELEKDGLITREVFPVVPPKVEYALSARGKSLETILKALDQWGLDATKA
- a CDS encoding TlpA family protein disulfide reductase; its protein translation is MRTLKYLSLALVCAAVVSCKSKSSVVAQAETPVAAEAPQVPEVPEAPQQPEMLTGKTQRTQLQAGTFGSWFNPEYGDYTVDSGLLEELKPLLKDVEITVFMGTWCGDSKRETPRFYKILDAAGKTKDIELITVDRSKTTPQGLEAGKDIIRVPTLIFSKDGKELGRIVEYPIESLEADMLKILKGEPYKHAYAN
- the gpmI gene encoding 2,3-bisphosphoglycerate-independent phosphoglycerate mutase; protein product: MNKKVILMILDGWGFAPNKNVSAVDLANTPFIDSLYKKYPHAQLLTHGGNVGLPDGQMGNSEVGHMNLGAGRIVYQDFAKINKSLRENKLREQPELKDAFAYAKEHNKPVHLLGLVSDGGVHAHIDHAKGLIKAAHEVGINEVYIHAFTDGRDVDPQSGAGFIEELNTYANENGAKLATITGRYFAMDRDTRWERVKKAYDVTVHSIGAKTNDPVAAIKESYKDGTTDEFLEPIVVTENGNPVTQIKDGDVVIFFNYRTDRGRELTRMLSQEDFHEQNTHKLDLYYVTMTNYDQTFKNIHVIFDKDNLENTLGEVVAKAGKKQIRIAETEKYPHVTFFFSGGREQPFEGETRLIAKSPDVATYDLQPEMSAYEVRDKIVAELKKEEVDFVCLNFANPDMVGHTGILEAAIKAVETVDACAKAVVETGMKHGYSSIVIADHGNCETMANEDGSPNTAHTTNPVPIIVVDNDIKEVKNGILGNVAPTILDMMGIQKPEVMDQESLVS
- a CDS encoding M48 family metalloprotease translates to MKLGGRSLKILLGVGIVAFGLIRYCGSQEENPYTGRTQAINLSTDEEIAIGLQNAPIMAEQHGGLHPDQQLQDFVDMVGKKLVDNTIARETPYQYEFHLLRDPNTVNAFALPGGQVFITYALMERLDTEDQLAGVLGHEIGHVVGRHSAERIAQSELANTVATGAQVGADAGMLASQIGQTLLLKNGRGDELESDELGVKFMIEAGYNPEALIEVMKILKEASGGQRIPEFQSSHPDPENRIEKIQAAIEKYRSN
- a CDS encoding M15 family metallopeptidase encodes the protein MKRRNFIQTTVLSAAAIGLFPQFIEAGILLPEPELIGKGNPKLIEKNGYRLRPEASAAFDKLTAAAKKDGIGIQVVSSYRDYAHQNRIWERKYKSYTGNGLSKEASIEKIIEYSTIPGTSRHHWATDLDIIQAGTGITNNVLDPDKFHGTGPFCKLKAWLDEHAASFDFYEVYTNDYGRKGFNYEPWHFSYAPLSKGYLEAYKELDIAQVLQQEKLLGSEAFNSAFIEKYRTENILDINPKLLS
- a CDS encoding GNAT family N-acetyltransferase gives rise to the protein MSNYLVKEITARETWAVRHPVLRTGRPLETCAMEGDDHKDTFHLGLFDQASLIGVASFMNAAKPQFTGSQYQLRGMGVLATCQGKNLGALLIKAGEQKLRTLGIDVLWCNARIKALNFYLRNDFIVDGDSFEIEPVGTHYLLYKTL